In the Chlorobium limicola DSM 245 genome, one interval contains:
- a CDS encoding porin — translation MKKMLSLAAMFAVLGYASPASAEVKFSGDASLRLRGEFTDYESNWGSESESDDLNWAMRVRLKASADLGEGYFFKAMLTNDNSKGGWTSFSGNLEDIEIDVSNFYFGRMMQDSHYMMGRLPLNSVNNPIFDLALFPTAPVDIPVATVMMDRVLGINYGTKVGPGEFNSTLVILNEDSPASDNGMLNDGYAAHLSYKANLGNVTIEPQALVVLTDGNGLYNNITPHTFGMNVTVPTGDAKIGLSGFYTVCKDDDAGAAGNTDVDYSGYLLRLKGEVGPFMAWVDYNHTDDNTDGYEEDYDNLFVWAQYNYKVYDSAMGSFSLTPTVRYWAIGDNKDEYGWESESSRLRTELIATVTF, via the coding sequence ATGAAAAAAATGCTATCGCTTGCCGCGATGTTTGCGGTACTGGGCTACGCATCGCCTGCATCCGCAGAAGTGAAATTCAGCGGAGACGCTTCACTTCGTCTTAGAGGCGAGTTTACAGACTACGAATCCAACTGGGGTTCTGAGTCAGAGAGTGATGACCTGAACTGGGCCATGCGCGTCCGCCTGAAAGCTTCTGCCGACCTTGGTGAAGGATATTTCTTCAAAGCCATGCTCACCAACGACAACAGCAAGGGTGGATGGACAAGCTTCAGCGGCAACCTTGAAGATATCGAGATCGATGTATCCAATTTCTATTTCGGCCGCATGATGCAGGACAGCCATTATATGATGGGCCGTCTTCCGCTGAACAGCGTCAACAACCCGATTTTTGATCTGGCTCTTTTCCCGACAGCTCCGGTTGACATTCCGGTTGCCACCGTCATGATGGATCGCGTTCTCGGCATCAACTATGGCACGAAAGTCGGTCCCGGTGAGTTCAACTCCACGCTCGTCATCCTCAACGAAGATTCTCCTGCTTCCGATAACGGCATGCTGAACGACGGCTATGCCGCACATCTGAGCTACAAAGCCAATCTGGGCAATGTCACCATTGAACCCCAGGCACTGGTCGTCCTGACCGATGGCAATGGCCTTTACAACAACATCACTCCTCATACGTTTGGTATGAACGTGACCGTTCCAACCGGTGATGCGAAAATCGGCCTCAGTGGCTTCTACACTGTCTGTAAAGACGACGATGCCGGCGCTGCCGGAAACACCGATGTCGATTACAGCGGTTACCTGCTCCGCCTGAAAGGTGAAGTCGGTCCGTTCATGGCTTGGGTTGACTACAACCACACCGATGACAATACAGACGGTTATGAAGAAGATTACGATAACCTGTTCGTCTGGGCACAGTACAACTACAAGGTGTACGATTCGGCAATGGGCAGCTTCAGCCTGACTCCGACAGTACGTTACTGGGCAATTGGTGACAACAAAGACGAATACGGCTGGGAAAGTGAATCCAGCAGACTCCGTACCGAACTCATCGCAACGGTGACATTCTAA
- a CDS encoding DUF4212 domain-containing protein, whose protein sequence is MEKGKLQEYWKINLGYLIGLLIAWFVVSYGFGILLVEPLNAIKIFGFKLGFWFAQQGSIYIFVLLIFVYVGLMNSLDRKFDVREE, encoded by the coding sequence ATGGAAAAAGGAAAACTCCAGGAGTACTGGAAAATCAACCTCGGGTACCTGATCGGCCTGCTCATCGCCTGGTTTGTGGTATCCTACGGGTTCGGCATCCTGCTCGTCGAGCCGCTCAACGCCATCAAGATCTTCGGATTCAAACTCGGGTTCTGGTTTGCCCAGCAGGGATCGATCTACATTTTCGTCCTGCTCATCTTCGTCTATGTAGGTCTGATGAACAGTCTCGACAGGAAATTCGACGTCCGCGAGGAGTGA
- a CDS encoding sodium:solute symporter family protein, whose product MDVQTWTYIIVGATFLIYIAIAIWAKAGSTKEFYVAGAGVPPIINGMATAADWMSAASFISMAGLISFMGYDGSVYLMGWTGGYVLLALLLAPYLRKFGKFTVPDFVGDRYYSNVARTVAVICAIFVSFTYVAGQMRGVGVVFSRFLEVDINTGILLGMGIVFFYAVLGGMKGITYTQVAQYWVLIFAYMVPAIFLSIMIAGNPIPQFGMGGAGSDGVYLLDKLDGLHQQLGFAAYTTGSKPMIDVFAITVALMVGTAGLPHVIVRFFTVPRVRDARISAGWALIFIALLYTTAPAIATFARLNLIQTVSNNSYTDMPGWFKKWEKTGLLAWMDKNNDGKIQYTGKNAGGGDPFEGKKPEFTKEKGQHGELLMSNKPTDNSNELFIDKDIMVLANPEIGNLPNWVIALVAAGGLAAALSTAAGLLLVISTSISHDLIKKQINPNISEKGELMYARIAVGVAIVVAGYFGINPPGFVAEVVAFAFGLAAASFFPVIILGIFSKRMNKEGAISGMITGLLFTAAYIVYFKFISPDMNKPEFWWFGISPEGIGTLGMLINVAVSFVVSRITPAPPQEIQELVDSLRYPKGAGEASAH is encoded by the coding sequence ATGGATGTACAAACGTGGACGTATATCATCGTAGGCGCTACGTTTCTGATCTATATCGCAATCGCGATATGGGCAAAAGCTGGCTCTACAAAGGAATTCTACGTTGCCGGTGCAGGCGTTCCGCCTATCATCAACGGCATGGCAACCGCTGCGGACTGGATGTCGGCGGCATCATTCATCTCGATGGCCGGTCTTATCTCCTTTATGGGTTACGACGGCTCGGTTTACCTGATGGGCTGGACGGGCGGTTACGTGCTGCTCGCGCTTCTGCTCGCTCCTTACCTGAGAAAGTTCGGCAAGTTCACCGTTCCCGACTTCGTCGGCGACCGATACTACTCCAACGTAGCGCGTACGGTAGCCGTTATCTGCGCAATCTTCGTCTCCTTCACCTATGTCGCAGGCCAGATGCGCGGCGTCGGCGTGGTGTTCTCCCGCTTCCTCGAAGTCGATATCAACACCGGCATCCTGCTCGGCATGGGCATCGTCTTCTTCTATGCGGTGCTCGGAGGCATGAAAGGCATCACCTACACCCAGGTTGCCCAGTACTGGGTACTGATTTTCGCGTACATGGTTCCCGCCATCTTCCTCTCAATCATGATCGCCGGCAATCCCATCCCGCAGTTCGGCATGGGCGGCGCAGGCTCTGACGGTGTTTACCTGCTCGACAAGCTCGACGGCCTGCATCAACAACTCGGGTTTGCGGCCTACACAACCGGCTCGAAACCCATGATCGACGTATTTGCCATTACCGTTGCCCTTATGGTCGGCACCGCCGGTCTGCCGCACGTTATTGTCCGTTTCTTCACCGTGCCGAGAGTCCGTGACGCTCGCATCTCTGCCGGATGGGCGCTTATCTTCATCGCCCTGCTCTACACCACGGCGCCGGCAATCGCCACCTTCGCCCGCCTCAACCTGATCCAGACCGTCAGCAACAACAGCTACACCGACATGCCCGGCTGGTTCAAAAAGTGGGAAAAAACCGGTCTGCTTGCATGGATGGACAAGAACAACGACGGCAAAATTCAGTACACCGGCAAGAACGCCGGCGGCGGAGATCCGTTTGAAGGCAAGAAACCGGAATTCACCAAGGAAAAAGGGCAGCACGGAGAGCTTCTCATGTCGAACAAGCCCACGGACAACTCCAATGAGCTCTTCATCGACAAGGACATCATGGTGCTCGCCAACCCGGAAATCGGCAACCTGCCGAATTGGGTAATCGCACTGGTAGCCGCCGGCGGTCTTGCTGCAGCTCTATCGACGGCAGCGGGTCTCCTGCTGGTCATCTCGACCTCTATTTCGCACGATCTCATCAAAAAGCAGATCAATCCGAACATCAGCGAAAAAGGCGAACTGATGTACGCCCGTATCGCGGTCGGCGTAGCCATCGTGGTTGCCGGATACTTCGGCATCAACCCTCCCGGATTCGTGGCCGAAGTGGTGGCCTTCGCCTTCGGTCTTGCTGCGGCCTCTTTCTTCCCGGTCATCATTCTCGGCATCTTCTCCAAGAGAATGAACAAGGAGGGAGCCATCTCGGGCATGATCACCGGACTGCTCTTCACTGCGGCCTACATCGTCTATTTCAAATTCATCAGTCCGGATATGAACAAGCCGGAATTCTGGTGGTTCGGCATATCACCGGAAGGCATCGGAACTCTCGGCATGCTGATCAACGTTGCCGTGAGCTTTGTCGTTTCGCGCATCACCCCTGCACCTCCCCAGGAAATCCAGGAGCTGGTCGACAGCCTGAGATACCCGAAAGGAGCCGGAGAGGCTTCTGCACACTGA
- the uvrC gene encoding excinuclease ABC subunit UvrC, whose protein sequence is MPERENSSIPEKIATLPTSPGVYQFRNASGKVIYVGKAKNLRNRVRSYFRDSRQLYGKTLVMVGHIADLEVIITSSEVEALILENNLIKELKPRYNVNLKDDKTYPYLVITNEPFPRIFLTRYIKRDGSIWFGPYTEARQLRLILDLIGSIFPLRSCKHRFTAESIASGKFRVCLDYHIHKCKGPCEGFQSEADYRQMIEEVVRLLKGRTSGLIRSLTEKMHEHAAELKFEAAAEIRSQLDSLKRYAERQKVVSPDGADRDVIALAAGEDDACAVIFKIREGKLLGSQRIYMNNTGGETETVLLAKAAENYYLETIDTIPDEILLQHTLVAENEETLKSFVAAKKLAEPGRKTAIRIVVPQIGEKAHLLDMCHRNARHHLEEYLIQKQKRGEAAREHAGLNDLQELLHLEKPPERIECFDNSHFQGTDYVSSMVCFVHGKPKKSEYRKFRLRTIEGSDDYAAMEEVLNRRYTGSLAEELPFPDLIVVDGGKGQVNIAHRILAESGLNIPVIGLAKRLEEIFLPHVSDPFNLPKTSPALRMLQQLRDEAHRFAVTYHRKLRSERTLQTELTAIAGIGEKTAHKLLQHFGSVKRISEASLEDLVSAAGRNTAEKIHRVYHP, encoded by the coding sequence GTGCCAGAGAGAGAAAACAGCTCCATCCCTGAAAAAATCGCAACCCTGCCGACCTCCCCCGGGGTCTATCAGTTCCGGAACGCTTCCGGAAAAGTGATCTATGTAGGCAAGGCAAAAAATCTCAGAAACAGGGTGCGCTCCTATTTCAGGGATTCCCGTCAGCTCTACGGTAAAACGCTGGTGATGGTCGGCCACATCGCCGATCTGGAGGTCATTATCACCTCTTCGGAAGTCGAAGCGCTCATCCTTGAAAACAATCTCATCAAGGAGCTTAAACCCCGTTACAACGTCAACCTCAAGGACGACAAAACCTATCCCTATCTGGTTATAACCAATGAGCCGTTCCCCCGGATTTTTCTCACCCGGTACATAAAACGGGACGGATCGATCTGGTTCGGTCCTTACACCGAAGCACGTCAGCTTCGCCTCATTCTCGATCTCATCGGCTCCATTTTTCCCCTCAGAAGCTGCAAACACCGGTTCACTGCAGAGAGCATCGCATCAGGTAAATTCAGGGTCTGCCTCGACTATCACATTCATAAATGCAAGGGCCCCTGCGAAGGGTTTCAGAGCGAAGCTGACTATCGGCAGATGATCGAAGAGGTCGTCAGGCTTCTGAAAGGCAGAACGTCCGGCCTCATCCGATCCCTCACGGAAAAAATGCACGAACATGCCGCCGAGCTGAAATTCGAAGCCGCAGCAGAAATCCGATCTCAGCTTGACAGCCTGAAACGCTACGCCGAACGGCAGAAGGTCGTCAGCCCCGATGGTGCGGATCGCGACGTTATTGCCCTTGCTGCCGGAGAAGACGACGCCTGTGCCGTGATCTTCAAAATCCGCGAAGGCAAGCTGCTCGGATCGCAGCGCATATACATGAACAATACCGGAGGCGAAACCGAAACCGTGCTGCTGGCCAAAGCTGCGGAAAATTACTATCTCGAAACGATTGACACCATTCCCGACGAAATACTTCTGCAGCATACGCTTGTGGCCGAAAACGAGGAAACGCTGAAAAGCTTTGTCGCCGCAAAAAAACTGGCGGAACCGGGACGCAAAACCGCAATACGGATCGTCGTGCCGCAAATCGGCGAAAAAGCCCATCTGCTCGACATGTGCCACCGGAACGCACGCCACCATCTCGAAGAGTATCTGATCCAGAAACAGAAACGGGGAGAAGCGGCAAGAGAGCATGCCGGACTGAACGATCTCCAGGAGCTGCTCCACCTGGAAAAGCCGCCGGAACGAATCGAATGCTTCGATAACTCCCATTTTCAGGGTACGGACTATGTCAGCTCCATGGTCTGTTTTGTACACGGCAAACCGAAAAAATCCGAATATCGCAAATTCAGGCTCAGAACCATTGAGGGGTCGGACGACTATGCCGCAATGGAAGAGGTGCTGAACCGACGCTACACCGGGTCCCTTGCCGAAGAACTCCCGTTTCCGGACCTCATTGTGGTCGACGGAGGAAAGGGGCAAGTCAATATCGCTCACCGCATACTTGCCGAATCAGGTCTGAACATACCGGTCATCGGACTGGCAAAACGTCTTGAAGAGATATTTCTCCCCCATGTCAGCGATCCGTTCAATCTTCCCAAAACCTCTCCGGCGCTCAGGATGCTGCAGCAGCTGCGCGACGAAGCCCATCGATTTGCAGTTACCTATCACCGAAAACTTCGTTCAGAGCGAACCCTGCAGACCGAACTTACCGCAATCGCCGGAATAGGTGAAAAAACAGCTCACAAACTGCTGCAGCACTTCGGTTCCGTGAAACGCATCTCCGAAGCCTCACTGGAGGATCTCGTTTCGGCTGCAGGCAGAAATACAGCCGAAAAAATCCACCGCGTTTATCACCCCTGA
- a CDS encoding tetratricopeptide repeat protein, whose product MNLPDFFDDDRHDASGLSRKEPPDLDDLDTRYDADELIELVIQLNEEGFIQEALLVACRIEIIAPYNAETWFHLGNCRTLNGLFAEALEAFQEAVLLSPADGEMQLNLALAYFNTGEFDEALEIFEQVFVDSSIEREFHYYRGIVLQRKDRFSEAQSDFERCLLIDPEFSDAWYELAYCKDILGKLEESIDCYDKTLDIDPYNINAWYNRGLVFSKLKRYDEALESYDMSLAIADDFSSAWYNRANVLAITGKIEEAAESYLKTLEYEPDDLNALYNLGIAYEELEEYGEAIIYYLRALEISSDFCDAWFALSCCYEALEQYEEAATAIEEALRTLPDSIEFLLLKAEIAYNLDRLPDSLDTYKEIIRLEPDNPQIWLDYAMVLRENDMLNESIEALHQSLKLQPYSADAHFEIAAAYFAMGDKLSTLKALSKAFKIDPDKKQLFQSTFPELYQQDAVRKMLGIS is encoded by the coding sequence ATGAATCTGCCCGATTTTTTCGATGATGACCGTCACGATGCATCAGGGTTGTCGCGTAAAGAGCCGCCCGATCTCGACGATCTCGATACCCGTTACGATGCCGATGAACTTATAGAGCTCGTCATACAGCTCAATGAGGAAGGATTCATTCAGGAAGCCCTCCTTGTTGCCTGCCGTATAGAAATCATTGCGCCCTATAATGCGGAAACGTGGTTTCATCTCGGAAACTGCCGAACGCTCAACGGACTTTTTGCAGAGGCCCTCGAGGCCTTTCAGGAAGCCGTCCTGCTCAGCCCGGCCGACGGCGAAATGCAGCTCAATCTGGCCCTTGCCTATTTCAATACCGGTGAATTCGACGAAGCGCTTGAAATTTTCGAACAGGTATTCGTTGATTCGTCGATAGAACGGGAATTTCATTACTATCGGGGCATAGTCCTGCAGCGCAAGGATCGGTTCTCCGAAGCGCAATCCGATTTTGAACGCTGCCTCCTGATCGATCCCGAATTTTCCGATGCCTGGTATGAACTTGCCTACTGCAAGGACATTCTCGGCAAACTCGAGGAGAGTATCGACTGCTACGACAAAACACTCGACATCGATCCCTACAATATCAATGCCTGGTACAACCGGGGTCTCGTATTCAGCAAACTGAAACGGTACGACGAAGCGCTCGAATCCTACGACATGTCGCTGGCAATCGCCGACGACTTCAGTTCCGCATGGTACAACCGGGCAAATGTGCTGGCCATCACCGGAAAAATAGAGGAAGCGGCAGAAAGCTACCTGAAAACCCTTGAATACGAACCTGACGATCTTAACGCTCTCTACAATCTCGGCATTGCCTATGAAGAACTTGAAGAGTACGGCGAAGCCATAATCTACTACCTGCGCGCTCTTGAAATCAGCAGCGATTTCTGCGATGCCTGGTTTGCGCTTTCCTGCTGTTATGAAGCCCTTGAGCAGTACGAAGAAGCGGCTACGGCTATTGAAGAAGCCCTCCGCACCCTGCCTGACAGTATAGAATTTCTTCTGCTGAAAGCGGAAATTGCCTACAATCTCGACCGGCTGCCCGATTCGCTGGATACCTATAAAGAGATTATCCGCCTTGAGCCCGACAATCCGCAGATATGGCTTGACTACGCCATGGTCCTGCGCGAAAACGACATGCTCAATGAATCCATCGAAGCGCTCCATCAGTCGCTCAAACTGCAGCCTTACTCGGCCGATGCGCACTTTGAAATAGCTGCGGCATATTTTGCCATGGGCGACAAACTCAGTACTCTCAAGGCTCTCAGTAAAGCGTTCAAGATAGACCCTGACAAAAAGCAGCTCTTCCAGAGCACGTTTCCGGAACTTTACCAGCAGGATGCGGTAAGAAAAATGCTCGGTATTTCCTGA
- the aroE gene encoding shikimate dehydrogenase: MKPSKQILGLIGRNVGYSWSPLIHNTACELLGLPFIYTIFNIAEPQRLDDALRGARALGIAGFNVTIPYKQDVVPLLDHLAEEAASIRAVNTIVNIDGKLTGYNTDIEGFAAPLLSCRDSIAGMPVSVFGSGGASLAAIEAFRRYFKPSIIYLFVRDLFKAIRMLESYDHKETISICLIDDLHAGKNSTREHFGSSRVIVNATPIGTRGRTGDDVSCIVPLEKNLLHDSQIVYDMVYNPLRTPLLRAAELAGAKTITGIEMLIGQAARSFTLWTGEIMPVEEVRTQLIRHIETGT; encoded by the coding sequence ATGAAGCCCTCAAAGCAAATCCTCGGCCTTATCGGCAGAAATGTCGGATACTCGTGGTCACCGCTTATCCACAACACCGCATGCGAGTTGCTCGGGCTTCCGTTTATCTATACCATTTTCAATATCGCCGAACCGCAACGGCTCGACGATGCCCTTCGGGGAGCGAGGGCTCTCGGCATTGCCGGTTTCAACGTTACCATTCCCTATAAACAGGATGTCGTGCCCCTGCTTGACCATCTGGCAGAGGAAGCCGCCTCCATCCGGGCGGTTAACACCATTGTCAACATCGACGGAAAATTGACCGGATACAACACCGACATCGAAGGCTTTGCCGCTCCCCTGCTTTCTTGCCGCGACAGCATTGCAGGCATGCCTGTCTCCGTTTTCGGATCGGGAGGAGCATCTCTGGCGGCCATCGAAGCATTCAGGCGTTATTTTAAGCCCTCGATCATCTATCTTTTTGTCAGAGACCTTTTCAAGGCGATTCGCATGCTTGAAAGCTACGACCATAAAGAGACCATTTCGATCTGCCTCATCGACGATCTCCATGCAGGGAAAAACAGCACAAGAGAGCACTTCGGAAGCAGCCGCGTCATTGTCAATGCCACTCCAATCGGAACCCGGGGAAGAACCGGCGACGACGTCAGCTGCATCGTGCCGCTTGAAAAGAATCTGCTGCACGACAGCCAGATCGTTTACGATATGGTGTACAATCCCCTCCGCACTCCGCTGCTACGTGCAGCAGAGCTCGCCGGAGCGAAAACGATAACGGGCATCGAAATGCTGATCGGGCAGGCTGCCCGCTCCTTTACACTCTGGACTGGCGAAATCATGCCGGTTGAGGAGGTCAGAACACAGCTGATCCGTCACATTGAAACGGGAACATAA
- the lspA gene encoding signal peptidase II: MKWFFTFASVVVLLDQFTKKLAVLFLRDRGTVTIIPDWLKLTYAENNGIAFGVEFASQAIMILLVGSISLMIALYVLKSGNRKTLFLLPFSLIFGGGIGNLIDRLTVGRVIDFIHFDLYQGTIMGSWVSLWPIFNVADSAITIGACMLILLHNRIFPEPDTKAENHVR; this comes from the coding sequence ATGAAATGGTTTTTCACCTTTGCCTCCGTAGTTGTGCTTCTTGACCAGTTCACAAAAAAACTTGCCGTCCTGTTTCTCCGCGACCGCGGCACCGTCACCATTATCCCGGACTGGCTGAAACTCACCTATGCCGAAAACAACGGCATAGCGTTCGGAGTCGAATTCGCCTCCCAGGCGATCATGATCCTGCTGGTAGGGAGCATATCGCTCATGATAGCCCTCTACGTACTGAAATCAGGAAACCGCAAGACCCTCTTTCTGCTTCCCTTTTCGCTCATTTTCGGGGGAGGCATCGGCAACCTTATCGACCGGCTCACGGTCGGCAGGGTTATCGACTTCATCCATTTCGACCTTTATCAGGGTACCATCATGGGATCCTGGGTATCGCTCTGGCCGATATTCAATGTAGCCGACTCCGCGATCACCATCGGCGCATGCATGCTTATACTCCTGCACAACAGGATTTTCCCCGAACCCGATACGAAAGCCGAAAACCATGTACGTTGA
- a CDS encoding TatD family hydrolase, which yields MYVDVHCHLSFPEFDEDREAVIRQMISDDISLLVDPGIDLETSRKSIALAAAHPMIHANVGLHPHATSQPLPETVFDELAELASSPKVVAIGETGLDYHYPDCDRARQQEAFRAMLEISEKLDLPVVIHCREAWEDLLAILEEEKHSSQRGVMHCFSGDGAIARRCIRLGFMLSIPGTVTYKRSLLPDVIREVPIEHLLTETDSPYLSPVPFRGKRNNPSNVRLVTEAIAEIKKNGLKETANRIAENASAMFRLERF from the coding sequence ATGTACGTTGATGTGCACTGCCATCTCTCGTTTCCGGAATTTGACGAAGACCGTGAAGCCGTAATACGGCAGATGATCAGCGATGACATTTCGCTGCTCGTAGATCCGGGAATCGATCTCGAAACAAGCAGAAAATCCATCGCTCTTGCTGCTGCACATCCCATGATCCATGCCAATGTCGGCCTTCATCCGCACGCAACATCCCAACCTCTTCCCGAAACTGTTTTCGATGAACTCGCCGAACTTGCCTCCTCTCCGAAAGTGGTCGCGATAGGCGAAACCGGACTCGATTACCACTATCCCGATTGCGACCGCGCGCGCCAGCAGGAAGCTTTCCGCGCCATGCTCGAGATCTCGGAAAAACTCGACCTGCCGGTCGTCATCCACTGCCGCGAAGCATGGGAAGATCTGCTGGCCATTCTCGAAGAGGAGAAACACTCATCGCAAAGAGGGGTCATGCACTGTTTTTCGGGCGACGGAGCAATCGCCCGGCGCTGCATAAGGCTTGGGTTCATGCTCTCCATTCCCGGTACGGTTACCTACAAACGCTCGCTTCTGCCCGATGTAATCAGGGAAGTACCCATTGAACATCTCCTGACCGAAACCGACTCCCCATACCTGAGTCCGGTACCCTTCAGAGGAAAAAGAAACAATCCGTCCAACGTGCGGCTGGTAACGGAAGCAATTGCCGAAATAAAAAAAAACGGTCTGAAAGAAACCGCAAACCGCATTGCAGAAAACGCTTCAGCGATGTTCAGGCTTGAACGGTTCTAA
- a CDS encoding tetratricopeptide repeat protein, translating to MQKESKQEPMKPDAADNLLYIIIKYKNVLIGALVLIIALGGGTAFWLNQQKAAEQEASMQLSKIAPLLDRGEYRKAIDGTSGNAGLKSISGKHGSTPSGSMASLLLANAYYLLGQPDSALAVYDGISIKNKDLSAAVLAGTGACHAKKKAFAQAAAAYEKAAEKAENKALKAQYAFNAADNYLDSGKLEKALELYKKIVADYPGSTGAALAQRTLWQLSGSR from the coding sequence ATGCAAAAAGAGTCTAAACAGGAACCGATGAAACCTGATGCCGCCGATAATCTCCTCTATATTATCATCAAATATAAAAACGTACTGATCGGCGCCCTGGTTCTCATCATTGCACTCGGCGGAGGAACCGCCTTCTGGCTGAACCAGCAGAAAGCAGCAGAGCAGGAAGCCTCGATGCAGCTTTCAAAAATAGCTCCGCTTCTCGACCGCGGAGAGTACCGCAAGGCTATTGACGGGACATCCGGCAATGCAGGCCTGAAAAGCATCTCCGGAAAACATGGAAGCACTCCAAGCGGCAGCATGGCATCACTGCTGCTGGCAAACGCATACTACCTGCTCGGTCAACCCGACTCCGCACTCGCAGTTTACGACGGTATTTCGATAAAAAACAAGGATCTTTCAGCCGCTGTCCTTGCCGGTACCGGAGCTTGCCACGCGAAAAAGAAAGCGTTTGCGCAAGCAGCTGCAGCGTATGAAAAAGCTGCGGAAAAAGCCGAAAACAAAGCACTTAAAGCTCAATACGCCTTCAATGCCGCCGACAACTATCTCGATAGCGGAAAGCTTGAAAAAGCGCTTGAACTCTATAAAAAAATCGTTGCAGACTACCCCGGATCAACCGGAGCGGCACTTGCCCAGAGAACCCTCTGGCAGCTGTCGGGAAGCCGCTGA
- a CDS encoding peptidylprolyl isomerase — translation MPETFLIETTLGNITVSLFDDTPLHRDNFKKLVAENYYDGIRFHRVIEDFMIQTGDPLSRHDEKRMLHGTGGPSYRIPAEIRHANKKGTLAAARDNNPEKASSGSQFYINHTDNAFLDGQYTVFGIVETGLDVVDAIAVVETDFNDNPLQPVIIKSITATVQP, via the coding sequence ATGCCAGAAACCTTCCTTATCGAAACGACACTCGGCAATATCACCGTAAGCCTCTTCGACGATACCCCGCTGCACCGGGACAACTTCAAAAAACTTGTCGCTGAAAACTATTACGACGGCATACGCTTTCACCGAGTCATAGAGGATTTCATGATCCAGACCGGCGACCCGCTCTCCCGCCATGACGAAAAGCGGATGCTCCACGGCACCGGCGGACCATCATACCGCATTCCTGCCGAAATCAGGCATGCCAACAAAAAAGGCACACTCGCCGCAGCGCGCGACAACAATCCTGAAAAAGCCTCATCCGGCAGTCAGTTCTACATCAACCACACCGACAACGCATTTCTTGACGGTCAATACACGGTTTTCGGTATCGTAGAAACCGGTCTGGATGTGGTCGATGCGATTGCCGTCGTCGAAACAGACTTCAACGACAATCCGCTGCAACCGGTGATCATCAAATCCATCACAGCCACGGTACAGCCATAG
- a CDS encoding YggS family pyridoxal phosphate-dependent enzyme, producing MESITENLDAIRQRIAHACLKARRDPATVTLLAVSKTKSASRIREAFDAGQIDFGESYMQEFLDKESDPLLENQPIRWHFIGHLQSNKVRSIIGKVVLIHGIDKLSTAEELSGRAVRQNLQADYLLEVNTSGEASKYGLKPEELLRQAPSFFMLPNCTLRGLMTIASPDPALARYEFRSLSRLLDDLKKIAPDPSTLTELSMGMSQDFEAAIAEGATLIRVGTAIFGWR from the coding sequence ATGGAATCAATCACCGAAAATCTTGATGCGATCAGGCAGCGCATCGCCCATGCCTGCCTGAAAGCTCGCAGAGACCCGGCAACGGTAACGCTGCTTGCTGTCTCAAAAACCAAATCGGCATCCCGCATCAGAGAGGCGTTCGATGCCGGGCAGATTGATTTCGGGGAAAGTTACATGCAGGAATTTCTCGATAAGGAATCAGATCCTCTTCTTGAAAACCAGCCTATCCGCTGGCATTTCATCGGGCACCTGCAATCGAACAAGGTACGCTCGATTATCGGCAAAGTCGTGCTGATTCACGGCATAGACAAGCTCTCAACCGCAGAGGAACTCTCCGGAAGGGCCGTCCGGCAAAATCTTCAGGCCGATTACCTGCTTGAAGTGAACACCTCGGGAGAAGCCTCGAAATACGGACTTAAACCCGAAGAGCTTCTCCGGCAGGCGCCGTCGTTCTTCATGCTCCCGAACTGCACGCTGCGGGGACTCATGACCATAGCATCCCCCGACCCGGCTCTTGCCCGTTACGAATTCCGCAGTCTGAGCCGTCTTCTCGACGATCTCAAAAAAATCGCGCCCGATCCGTCGACACTGACGGAGCTTTCCATGGGCATGAGCCAGGATTTCGAAGCTGCCATAGCGGAGGGAGCCACACTTATCCGCGTCGGAACCGCAATATTCGGCTGGCGCTGA